GTTGTGCTCCTCGTTAAAATTAAATTCTCAAGCTTATGGGCGGGCCTTTGTTTGTTAACTAGTTGAGCATCTCATATCTTTATTTTTTTGGTCAAAGCATCTCTTACCATTTAGAACCATTAAATTTCAAAAACGAAAACATAACTGTTAAAATGATATTATTTCATTGTCAGTTGTCTGGTCCTATATTGTTTAAAGAAACTTAATTAAAAGCCGAATCTAAATGAAAGACATATCATGTAACGAGAACGTAGTAGTGGTCCAGTTCAAGAACACTTCACGTGAACTCACACCTTAGCCTTCAGATGTGTCCACACGCGTTCCTCCTTTTGTTTAATTGTTCAACATAGTTCTTGTTTAACCTATCTAATCAAAACTGAGACAATGCTTAATTATGTTTTGCTAGAAGAAATGTAATATAGAGTAAACGTCTAAAAAAAAGAAATGTAATATAGAGTAGAAAATGATGAAAATAACTATCTAGAATGAATCTTAATTAGTACACAAATCATTAATTCCCTGCACTATTAAAAATAAATCAACTAGTTCTTTTTACAAACAACAACTGATTATTTCCCTTCCATTAACCCCTTACAATATGTGATAAGCATAATATCATCTACTAAATTTTTTGACCGAAAGTAATTTTACAGTCAAGAACTTTGCAAAGAAAAATGAGTATATATCTTGTTGATTATAACGAGTTATTAGATGTTGAGCATCTGCTCTTTTTCAATAGACAGCTTTATGTCGACTCCTGTCTCTGGTGAATGATTTGCATTCTCCATTTTCTTGAAACTTTTTTTTTGATACACTTGTCGAAGTCTCTCTATTTCCCTCTTCAATGATTCTTGATGTGCTGCAAATCATTATTATTTTTAAAAAACGTTTTGTTAGCAATTCCCTCTAAAGAACGAAAATGATTGGGCCTGCTTATATATTGACAGTGCTATATAAATTAAAACCTCGACGAAAAAAGAAAAGGAAAACGCATATAAAGAATATTTATCAGACACACAAAGACATTCATTGCATAGATGTAATTAAAGCTAACACATTTATCATACACATTAATCGATGTAAGAAATTAAAAAGAGGAACTTACCGTCTTTGAAAATCTTGTCTTGAGCTAAAGCAGCGATTCGTTGCTTGAGAGCGCTGTTGTCGACGTTGAGAAGCAGACGCTGGTGATCCAAGAACGCGACTCTTGGCGATAACACTGATACTTCCGACTTTAAAATCATTTTTTAACAAGAGATGCAAGGTTACAATCATAACAAATTGTTTAATTTTTTAAAAAAACTATGAGAGTGTTAATGTACCTGCAATGAAGTGACGCTACGTTCGAGCTCTGATATATATTGCAGTTTCCTCACCCTTGATCTCTGTGCTGATTGCCGATTTGCTAATATTCTGTAGAACCATTCCAAATGATTATTCAGTTGAAATAATTATTGTTGTGATCGTTGATGCTAAATTTTTACACTTTCACAAAGAAAAAGGTGATGCCAATTTTCAGTAATGATTATTGACTTATTTAATTTTGTACATTGGAATATGGGGTTTTTGCCAAAACTAACCAACTTGATTTTAACCCCAAACTTATACCCAAACTTGAATCAAATGCAAAACTAATCTAAAAGCCTAGTGAAATTACAGCTCAGCTCCTTGTGACCAAACAAAAAAACAGAAGCCATTTTTACGAATATAGCCCTAGTAAATCGTCTGAGTCGTCTGAGATGTTGGAAGTCGTCTGGACGACTGAAGTGTAAGTCGTCTGGTACCGGTTTATTTTAAAAATAATTTATAAATCTTGTAAAAAAATATTTTGATGCGTGAAAAATAAAAATCAAGTAATTATAAACAGTTTTAAGTGATATAAATTAAGATATGATAAAATTGATTTGTTTTGAAGATAGATGAGTGGAAGTAGTGAATCATGAAATACTTTGGTTTAGGAGTTTGGCAAACATATGTTGTAGTATTGTATGTATTGTTAGGGTTAGATTTTGGAAAACTAAAATGTTTTTTTCAAAAATTAGTTTTCACCTATATGTGTTTATTTATGTGTATAGTAAACACTTTTCAAGTTTGATTTGATTTTATGAAGTCTTTAATTAGATAATTAAGTTTAGGGGTTATGTTTAGGGTGTGGACGACTTATATTTCAGTCGTCTGTTGAATAATTTACTCAGACGACTTACATTTCAGTCGTCTGGTGAAGAAATTAAAACAGACGACTTACATGTAAGTCGTCCAAATATTCCCGCCTAAAATTTTTTAAAAAAAATATTTTCCCGCTTAAATAATTTAAACCAGACGACTTACTTGTAAGTCGTCTGGAAAATCTTCTATTTTAGTTTCCCGCTAAAAATATTTAATTTCCCGCTAAAAATATTAAACTCTTCTGGACGACTTACATGTAAGTCGTCTGTTTTAATTTCTTCACCAGACAACTGAAATGTAAGTCGTCCNNNNNNNNNNNNNNNNNNNNNNNNNNNNNNNNNNNNNNNNNNNNNNNNNNNNNNNNNNNNNNNNNNNNNNNNNNNNNNNNNNNNNNNNNNNNNNNNNNNNNNNNNNNNNNNNNNNNNNNNNNNNNNNNNNNNNNNNNNNNNNNNNNNNNNNNNNNNNNNNNNNNNNNNNNNNNNNNNNNNNNNNNNNNNNNNNNNNNNNNNNNNNNNNNNNNNNNNNNNNNNNNNNNNNNNNNNNNNNNNNNNNNNNNNNNNNNNNNNNNNNNNNNNNNNNNNNNNNNNNNNNNNNNNNNNNNNNNNNNNNNNNNNNNNNNNNNNNNNNNNNNNNNNNNNNNNNNNNNNNNNNNNNNNNNNNNNNNNNNNNNNNNNNNNNNNNNNNNNNNNNNNNNNNNNNNNNNNNNNNNNNNNNNNNNNNNNNNNNNNNNNNNNNNNNNNNNNNNNNNNNNNNNNNNNNNNNNNNNNNNNNNNNNNNNNNNNNNNNNNNNNNNNNNNNNNNNNNNNNNNNNNNNNNNNNNNNNNNNNNNNNNNNNNNNNNNNNNNNNNNNNNNNNNNNNNNNNNNNNNNNNNNNNNNNNNNNNNNNNNNNNNNNNNNNNNNNNNNNNNNNNNNNNNNNNNNNNNNNNNNNNNNNNNNNNNNNNNNNNNNNNNNNNNNNNNNNNNNNNNNNNNNNNNNNNNNNNNNNNNNNNNNNNNNNNNNNNNNNNNNNNNNNNNNNNNNNNNNNNNNNNNNNNNNNNNNNNNNNNNNNNNNNNNNNNNNNNNNNNNNNNNNNNNNNNNNNNNNNNNNNNNNNNNNNNNNNNNNNNNNNNNNNNNNNNNNNNNNNNNNNNNNNNNNNNNNNNNNNNNNNNNNNNNNNNNNNNNNNNNNNNNNNNNNNNNNNNNNNNNNNNNNNNNNNNNNNNNNNNNNNNNNNNNNNNNNNNNNNNNNNNNNNNNNNNNNNNNNNNNNNNNNNNNNNNNNNNNNNNNNNNNNNNNNNNNNNNNNNNNNNNNNNNNNNNNNNNNNNNNNNNNNNNNNNNNNNNNNNNNNNNNNNNNNNNNNNNNNNNNNNNNNNNNNNNNNNNNNNNNNNNNNNNNNNNNNNNNNNNNNNNNNNNNNNNNNNNNNNNNNNNNNNNNNNNNNNNNNNNNNNNNNNNNNNNNNNNNNNNNNNNNNNNNNNNNNNNNNNNNNNNNNNNNNNNNNNNNNNNNNNNNNNNNNNNNNNNNNNNNNNNNNNNNNNNNNNNNNNNNNNNNNNNNNNNNNNNNNNNNNNNNNNNNNNNNNNNNNNNNNNNNNNNNNNNNNNNNNNNNNNNNNNNNNNNNNNNNNNNNNNNNNNNNNNNNNNNNNNNNNNNNNNNNNNNNNNNNNNNNNNNNNNNNNNNNNNNNNNNNNNNNNNNNNNNNNNNNNNNNNNNNNNNNNNNNNNNNNNNNNNNNNNNNNNNNNNNNNNNNNNNNNNNNNNNNNNNNNNNNNNNNNNNNNNNNNNNNNNNNNNNNNNNNNNNNNNNNNNNNNNNNNNNNNNNNNNNNNNNNNNNNNNNNNNNNNNNNNNNNNNNNNNNNNNNNNNNNNNNNNNNNNNNNNNNNNNNNNNNNNNNNNNNNNNNNNNNNNNNNNNNNNNNNNNNNNNNNNNNNNNNNNNNNNNNNNNNNNNNNNNNNNNNNNNNNNNNNNNNNNNNNNNNNNNNNNNNNNNNNNNNNNNNNNNNNNNNNNNNNNNNNNNNNNNNNNNNNNNNNNNNNNNNNNNNNNNNNNNNNNNNNNNNNNNNNNNNNNNNNNNNNNNNNNNNNNNNNNNNNNNNNNNNNNNNNNNNNNNNNNNNNNNNNNNNNNNNNNNNNNNNNNNNNNNNNNNNNNNNNNNNNNNNNNNNNNNNNNNNNNNNNNNNNNNNNNNNNNNNNNNNNNNNNNNNNNNNNNNNNNNNNNNNNNNNNNNNNNNNNNNNNNNNNNNNNNNNNNNNNNNNNNNNNNNNNNNNNNNNNNNNNNNNNNNNNNNNNNNAACCATAAAAAATTTAGAATCAAAATCTTGGGTTTTTTTAGCTCATTGTGGAGAGAAAGTGAGAGATATGTTGTGTTTAGTTCACAAGAATGGAAAAAGAATAAGGGTAAATCGATTTTGGGAGCATTAAGAGCTTCAAATTGGTTGTTCATGGTGGTTGTGGTATTGATGACAATGGCAATCTTGTAATTACTTGAAGATGATGAGGGTGAGAGAGTAAAAATGTCATTTTCGAAAAAAAAAGAAAAAAAAAATTGATAGCATTTTCGTAAATTATATGAACTTGTGGGGTGAATAGGGCAAAACCAATTTTCAAAAAAAAAGGAGGTTAGTTTTGTGTTTGACTTTAAGTTATAGGTCAATTCTGCAAAAAACCCTTGGAATATTAGGACATATACTCAAAGTATAAATGTAAATTATATCTATACTTTTTACCAAAAAAATTATATCTATACTATTATTTGCGAAGTAGTTTTTTGCATTCTAACTCTCATGTTAAAACTATACAATTATTTGCTAAGTGATTTCTCCGTTAAAGCTCTCATGTTAAAATTTAGACCGATTAATGACCTTTAATGAATAATTAATTTCATTTATTTCATAAACATGAATTTTACAAAATTTTGAAGGATTTTAATTAAATAGTAGTACTCCTTTCGCTTCCGAAAGTAAGATTTTCTAGAGTTTATTCTTGTTCCACAAAAATACATTTTCTATATTTTTAAGGTACTTATGTATATTTTTGAGAAACATTGTTGAATTGATTAAATTTTATTGGTGAATAGTTATTGGAAAATGCATTGAAAAAATAAATAGTAATTAAATAGTAAAACATTAAGTATATTCTAAACGTGAAATTTCTAGAAAATCTTACTTTCGCGAAGTATAATTTAAGAGGCTTAAGTTTAGTAACTTCAAATAATAATGAGCCTAATCTCAGTTAAAATTTGTACGTGCATGCATGATCTTCGGTTTTGCAGTATAATACCATGATTATGAATAAATTTTTACCTCTTAACCCTTTTGGGATCAATAATTCTGTTGCTGGAGCTATCGCCGGAGTTGTTACTCGACGCCGTACCGTCCTCAGGCTCCGTCTTGCATTTGCTCCGGACCTCGTCGTTACGGTTGTTATTATTATCTTTCATATAATGATCGGACGGCGGTTCTTCATCGTCGTTAAAGCTCTTATGATCGGCCTGCGTGGATGTGTTCAAGGAACAGCCACTGGGTCCCACATTCTTGTTGTTATGGGAACGATTATTACGTAAGTCATCGTCGTCCTCCGTGAACATGGACATGAACTGCTCGTCGTCGAACTTATCGAAGTTGTGTTCTTCCATATGGCTTGTGACGATTGGAGCTTCGAGGAAAGCGATGGAATCGCTTATAGAACGACGGTGATTGCCGCGGCGACACGCTGAGAAGTCTAGGAACTCATCGACCCATGATGGGTTTTGTACGGCGGATGACGCGGCTGCGGTGGAAAAATGAGAGAGTTTTTGGGAAAAGTCAGGCCAATGTGGTGTCATGTTGGGGATTTTAGGAGGGAGTTGTGCCATTGAAAAGAAGAAAAACAAATCTG
The DNA window shown above is from Brassica oleracea var. oleracea cultivar TO1000 chromosome C3, BOL, whole genome shotgun sequence and carries:
- the LOC106328854 gene encoding basic leucine zipper 34-like, which translates into the protein MAQLPPKIPNMTPHWPDFSQKLSHFSTAAASSAVQNPSWVDEFLDFSACRRGNHRRSISDSIAFLEAPIVTSHMEEHNFDKFDDEQFMSMFTEDDDDLRNNRSHNNKNVGPSGCSLNTSTQADHKSFNDDEEPPSDHYMKDNNNNRNDEVRSKCKTEPEDGTASSNNSGDSSSNRIIDPKRVKRILANRQSAQRSRVRKLQYISELERSVTSLQSEVSVLSPRVAFLDHQRLLLNVDNSALKQRIAALAQDKIFKDAHQESLKREIERLRQVYQKKSFKKMENANHSPETGVDIKLSIEKEQMLNI